In the genome of Carya illinoinensis cultivar Pawnee chromosome 13, C.illinoinensisPawnee_v1, whole genome shotgun sequence, the window agattaaccgAACCAATCCATGGCACTCAGCAacaaattaatgtaattaagCTTGGTTTTCCAAACAATATTGGATATGACTTCATGAACAAAGTAAATTAAGACGtaggtcaatatatatatagcttaccCAGCCTGCAGCTAGGCCATGCATGCAATTCATGTTCAGGTAACTAAAGAagccatatatatacacaaaatcaaatttaatGAGATGATGgtgttggtgatgaagtggctGATAACTGGAACATCAAACCTGGAGTTGTAACCAACAATATTGTGCTATACATGGCTTTGCGGGTCAACTACTGGATCAATATTGGATCTAGGTCTTCAAACATTAATGCTCACAACatatcaaaatctaataaaaagtCTCATAGCTAATTATAGAGATATTCCAAATGCATTGATTTGTGACATTATATAATTGAATgatgataaaaattttgtgcaAGGTAAAGCTagcaaaagaataaatattcCAAAGGATCGAGTTTAGCATTAGCTAAAAGTTCTGATATCACGTAAAATCATCACTTGCCTAGaaaatttaaactaataatttattttatattttaatgtggAAGGTAAAACAGATAGTAAACTTAAAAGcatattatgtaattatattgtagtCTTCCATATGTCCTCCCCCACCAaccttatttattatattacctaatatatattttgccatatatatgtacgtatcCGCTATATATCATACTGAACATTGAAAACTCGGAAGATCGATCGGTATTGGACGGACATCTTCTTCGATCGTCCACGACCAGGCCGCCATGCAGCTAATTAAtagctgctggttggttgattaaTATTCATGGCTGCAGTACAACATTGTCTATCCACAACCTCAATGAGCTTGTTTGCTATGGAACTCGCGTACACAGAAGACCCTTCATATATCTGCACCCAAATAAATCAAACCACAGGCAAACCCTTCTTATATATAACGTATGTATATGATCTCGATCGATGCAGGTAATTTTTATGGAGAGTTGACGACAATGACGTTGGTTTGTTttctatatatgtacatataccGACCTTGGTGTTGAACAAGAAGCTGTAGAAATCGCCAATGTGGCCGCCGGCGACATGATGGAGATCCAGTTGAAGCTCGTCGAGGGCTTTGGATACAAACAGCAAGCAATTGTTCTTCCGCTGAACGAGCTTGATGGTCACCTCGTCGTCGATGATACGAACATCGACCTCGGTGTCTTTGGATTTCCTCTGAAGCCATGAGCTCCTCAAGGATCCATTGTAGGATTGGCCATCGTGAGGGTCACCAACAGGCTTCGTGTCGCAGTTCTCCAAATCCCCTGTCGTGTCTCCTACTTCAGTCTTCTGCCTCTTCCACCTCTCTCTCCCACATCTCTTTTTCTCCACCAGTAACTTCAGCTCATTCACTGTCCTCAGAAGCTCTTTGATGTAATCTATTGCATCTCCCACCACAGATGCCCTATCAGCCTTTTTAGTTTTGATTGTCCACCCAAAGGAAACACAGACCCAAGAATCAAATATTGTCATCGAAAGCAAACCAATTACTGCAAATCATCATTTATATATCTTTCATCAAATTAAATCAGATAAATGTGGAACATTGATACCTTGGTAGGGTTAGGGACAAGGCTTCTCAAGGCCTTGTATTTGTCATTCAAGTTTTGTCTCCTTTCGCGCTCAGTGGCAAAGTGTTTGGTTTCGCCATCCCTGCCTTTTCCAATGCAGCCCATGTCCCTACTGAACTCCAGCACTCCATTCTCAAACTGCCTCACATCCCCATCTTGGTACACACCCGCATTTCCCTCTCTTTCATCCCCTCCCGTGCCAAACAAGGAACCATTCCTTGAGCCTGGCAAGCTGTAGCCATTGGGTAGAGACTGGCCGAACAATTGCCTGAACAAAGGAGGCTGCGGAGGCAGGTTTAGATGGAATAGTGGGTCGTATAAAACGGAGGCGCCAGAGGCGCTGTCCGCCCCAGTTGGAATATCTCCCAGAAAGCCGAGCTGGGAGCTCTGATAACTGGCGGTTGTCTTCTGTGCCGGGTTCGAGAAGGAGATGGATGAATTGGGGAgtaaggaggaggctgagcatCTGGGCAAGTGGAAGAGATTAAGGAGGTCCGGTGTTGGGGGGTAAGGACTGTTTGGTAGTGAAGAATAATCGTAGCTTTGGTGGCCATTTTGAATGTCAATTTGCTGCAACTGTTGTTGCTGATCTTGATGGTGGTGATGATGGTTGAAAGGATCCATCTCTTGCATCTCATGGACACCGTAAGAGCTATCCACGAGATGGGTATTGCTGTGGTTGTGACCGTTGTAGGAGCTGTCCATGTTGAATCCCAGATGCTGCTGGAGTTGAATCTCCATGGCAGTGGCTGCAGCAGCCTGATCATGAATAGGAGTCTGGTTGTGGTTGTGGTGCTGGTAGGAGAGCTCCTCCATGGAAAGTCTCAGATTGTCTTCGAAACTGTTGTGGGTACAGTTTAGGACCGTTTGGGAAAACCCATCCTCTGGTACCGCTACAGCAACAGCAACTGCATCCTCCGACATGGGGTTGGGATCAAAGCAGCCAGTCTCCTCGTACATTTTTTGGACCAGACTCTGTCTGCATCAATCAAagcaaaaaaaccaaaaagagaCTGATAAGTACAAGGGATATTGTGGAAGAACAGAATATTACACAAAACAATTAAAAGCTCTTGAATTTGGATGACCAATGATAAACAAAGAGAACTCGCTTAAGAAGAAATTTGCAAACAATTTAAAAGCTTACAAGGAAAAGTACCCCAGATGAAACCACCAATTTGGGAATATGAACTAAAGAGATCAAGAAAGAGAGGGGAAATGGTGTCTCCGGAATTCcacccacatatatatatatatatagagagagagagagagagggagagagagagagagcaataccaaagcagcagcaacaacaacaacaacaaaagcgAAGGAGACTGGAGAGTGGTAGATGAAAGGACGGAAACTGCAAACATCTGAAAAGGAAttctttttctatatttaaaaaaaaaaattattattttccatttttataAAGGAGAGGTTGTTACTGAGATTCCCGTCAGTGGGGACCAGTCATAATCTCCGTATTTTCTGAATCCTGATACTCAACCAGCATGACTTGCTGTGGCGCCCCCCTCTTTCttcctattttctttctttttcttcacctTTATGCATGTCTGCACGTTACCGGCTTCCTGTCTTCTCTGCATTCCCTGTAattgtattttgtattattaTGACTACCGGCCAATGTCGTGTTTACAAGTgggtttataaaattaaatcataaaatgtag includes:
- the LOC122292658 gene encoding transcription factor bHLH91-like, whose protein sequence is MYEETGCFDPNPMSEDAVAVAVAVPEDGFSQTVLNCTHNSFEDNLRLSMEELSYQHHNHNQTPIHDQAAAATAMEIQLQQHLGFNMDSSYNGHNHSNTHLVDSSYGVHEMQEMDPFNHHHHHQDQQQQLQQIDIQNGHQSYDYSSLPNSPYPPTPDLLNLFHLPRCSASSLLPNSSISFSNPAQKTTASYQSSQLGFLGDIPTGADSASGASVLYDPLFHLNLPPQPPLFRQLFGQSLPNGYSLPGSRNGSLFGTGGDEREGNAGVYQDGDVRQFENGVLEFSRDMGCIGKGRDGETKHFATERERRQNLNDKYKALRSLVPNPTKADRASVVGDAIDYIKELLRTVNELKLLVEKKRCGRERWKRQKTEVGDTTGDLENCDTKPVGDPHDGQSYNGSLRSSWLQRKSKDTEVDVRIIDDEVTIKLVQRKNNCLLFVSKALDELQLDLHHVAGGHIGDFYSFLFNTKIYEGSSVYASSIANKLIEVVDRQCCTAAMNINQPTSSY